From Aegilops tauschii subsp. strangulata cultivar AL8/78 chromosome 5, Aet v6.0, whole genome shotgun sequence:
CTATACAACTGCCGGCAGAGCGTGAAGATCAGGATCGTTATGGTCCTCGTAAGTTCTGGATCAGAGAAATGCATGGCAAAATATGCATACTAACTGCTCAACCAAGTCGTTATGATCCCAGAGCTCTTCTTGGTGAGCTGCAGATCTGGACACTTGAGAACACGGTAGAGCAACAAAGGTGGAGCAAGAAGTACAATATTAAGAACCCACCAAATTACATTCCAGGTCCACATTCTGTTCACAGGGATAGGATCATGACGCAACTTTACAACAGCGTGTGTTCATATGAGTTGTTTAGTGAAAACTTCGAGATTGATTTGAGCAAGAAGCTGAAGCTGTTTGATTCCAAACCCCGTTGGATGTACAACATGCAATCCTACATCGTTGTGAAATCACTTGTATCTTTAGATGTATATAAAAAGGCTGGCATTGTGCGCAGACCGAAACAGCAAGTAGGCTGGGAATTGAAGAAGTGGAAGGCATGGGAGGATAAGCGTCGTGAGGCAGAGGATATACGGTACCGTGTCCACAAACACGAGCATGCCTTATTTGTATGTTGGCCAAACTGTTATTAGCCTTCAACCTTGATGAATGTTCCTTATTTTGGAAATTTTGACAAACCGCTAACTTGCCACTTTGTAGGGAAACGCAGAAAAAATGGGTAAAATGTATCAGTCTTTGCAGGATAAGCCACATGATGTAGCAGAACGTCTACGCGCAGAACTCAATCAGGTGTTGCAGGACATGCCACATAATCCAAGTCAGGTGATTCTCTACAGAAATGGTAGAATCGAGGGTACCACACTTTTCACATTTTAGTTAAAAAGATCCATAATTATCTGACGGCAAAGGCGTAACAAGATTTTTTTTCTTGAGAAAACGCAAAGCTTGCATCTTGATGCCTTGACAGAAAAAATATAGTTACAAGGCATAAGACTAGGCCAAACAACTGACCACTCAAGACAAGACCACAACTAACAACCACCGGACATACATTACAACCAACGCCACAAAACTATTTTAAGTGTGTTGTAACTAGTGCGTTAACAAGTGTTTTGGAAATTTCCAATAGCCAAAGTCCCCCCGGAGGCTTAATTGGGTGGAGCAGAAGCAGGACTATGAGAAGTTGATGGCCCGTTCAGTGAAACTGAAAGAAAGGGCTCAGGTACAGTTTGCTTGCATTTGTTGATTTGCTAGCAAACATTATTTACTACTGTTGTTGAAGTATGTCAAATTTGACAAACTTGACCTTCGTATAGGTCATGAAGCAGGCACATGATAACATCTTGAGTATCATCGCAAGTTTTAAGTCGGATAAGGTGAACTTTTGCGGGTTTAAACTTTTAAATTATCCATGTTTTCTGCAACAACCTGCCAGCTTGTTACTCGTTTCTTTTTTGGCTACTTGTCTCATTTgccataataatgaagccaattAACTTATTTTCAGAAATAAGCAGCTTAACTGGGTTCTCTATTCATATAAAAATAAATGAATGACTTGCATGTTCTCGAAAGAAATAAATGAATGTCTTGCCCACTAAAATGTGACTATTTTCCACACCAAACGTAATCTTAACAACTGCTTGTATGTTTTACTTTTTGACAGCTGTGCAACTTTGTTTAATTGAAGTTGTCTACTCTTATTCAACTCACCGTGCACTTAATCTAGCAGTTCACATATTTTACATCGTATGGAAATTAATTTATTCACTACGGTTTAAATACATGCAGTCAAAAAACTTCATGTCATGCTTTTTATTTTAAAGAGTATATTCAGCATCCTAAAAAAGTTATATTCTCTTATTTAATATTGCAAACCCAACATGCATATGTAAGCCTTGTCTAGTACTcactccattcctaaatatacgACGTTCTGGTAGTTCAAATTGAACTACCAAAACGTCATATATTTAGAAATGGagggactagttgcttagttctGTAAATTTCATGTTCTTGCATGCATTTGCAGTTTCATGTTTGCTGGAATACTTTGTACATGATGAGCAATGAGCATAGTCGTGCTAAGTAAGCATTGGATTATTTTTTCGATTGTGCATCAGTAACTATAATGGATCATCATAAGCATGGAGTGAGTAGCCAAGAAGATCATTGTTACCATCCGTTACAAAATTTCACTTTCATCTGTATTGTTCTGGTTTTGAACTTCTCATCCtgaaatttagcaacaatgtgcCCCTTGTTTACTGTTAGAGAAGAACTATGAGGATATACGATAGTATGTCTCTTCTTTTATTGGAATTCTAAATGTTTCGTGTTAGCACATGGGATGAAGTAGCGAACACTTTCTTGTATTTGATATCCTGATCCATATTCACTTTTGGCAGGGTAAATCAGCTGCTggcgcttcttcttcttcttccattgCCCGTGTTGacgagaagaaggaagaagagaacaTTTAAAATTGCACTTAGCTATCTGGGGCACTTCTTGTTATTGTCTCTATTTCATCCTGAGAGATCCTGTAACCTCTGCCAAGGAGGCTCTTGTCCCCTTCGATTGGATGCGCGCAGCCGTTGTTCGTAGTCTGATTTAGCCTCTCGCTCCATCAGTTGCTTGTTGTCATTACATTACACTTTGAGGTTTCTAGTTTCTATAAATGTTCAGCACAAAATGCCGCTTGGCTGAGAGATCCAACAGGAACGATGGCCTTGCCTTAAACAGGAATAATGATATGATTTGCAATGTTTTAAATACTTGGGATTAAGTGTCAGGCTTCATGCTTGCTCTCTGCGCTGTAGTTCTCTTATTAGTTCTCACGATATGCATCTGAATATCTGATGTTGTGGATTAACCTGGGACTTGAGAACTTATCATGGCATTCTTCTTAGGTCGCTTAGACTCTTCCTACGGTCCAACTATTGCGTCTTTTTGGTCCCGAGTGATTGCTAGCTTTTCCAGCCAGTA
This genomic window contains:
- the LOC109755015 gene encoding F-box protein CPR1 produces the protein MEEPESKKQINEECIINRLPGDLIERIFFRLPVSTLLTCRGVCKQWQNFIRDPQFAASHLQLAPSYALLFFPQGLVSGVLYPSDAILIDEAWSPSTCAVPVIGPDDFLFGSCNGLLGSYTKTSTIKIANLATGECLHLEKPSKNVKGDHYCFYSFGFHPVTKEYKITHFLGDCVNGRPHNKDRFNIIQVYTLGDEKWKDIRTPEPLSLISVRNSGVVNVDGKMYWLTEDMLVSWQHAVISFDLSEESFATIQLPAEREDQDRYGPRKFWIREMHGKICILTAQPSRYDPRALLGELQIWTLENTVEQQRWSKKYNIKNPPNYIPGPHSVHRDRIMTQLYNSVCSYELFSENFEIDLSKKLKLFDSKPRWMYNMQSYIVVKSLVSLDVYKKAGIVRRPKQQVGWELKKWKAWEDKRREAEDIRYRVHKHEHALFGNAEKMGKMYQSLQDKPHDVAERLRAELNQVLQDMPHNPSQPKSPRRLNWVEQKQDYEKLMARSVKLKERAQVMKQAHDNILSIIASFKSDKGKSAAGASSSSSIARVDEKKEEENI